From Oscillatoria sp. FACHB-1407, a single genomic window includes:
- a CDS encoding ABC transporter ATP-binding protein, producing MQTLNQTQAKIASSEVPSSPLLEIKNVSKVYPTANGGYPVLEGVNLTIQAGEFVCLIGHSGCGKSTLLNMVAGFLKPTDGEVLLESEPVSQPGPDRMVVFQNYSLLPWKTAFENVYLAVKAAYKDKSKAERVAIANEHLAMVGLTEAANKRPSQLSGGMKQRVAIARALAIRPKMLILDEPFGALDAITREELQEELLKIWTDHKTTVLMITHDIDEALFLADRLVMMTNGPSAHIGEVLNIPFARPRDRARIMDDPRFYELRNYALDFLYRRFAHDDE from the coding sequence ATGCAGACTCTCAACCAAACTCAAGCGAAGATCGCTTCATCTGAGGTTCCCTCAAGTCCTTTGCTAGAGATCAAAAATGTCTCAAAAGTTTATCCCACCGCCAATGGGGGTTATCCAGTGTTGGAGGGAGTCAACCTCACCATTCAAGCTGGAGAATTTGTCTGTTTAATCGGTCACTCTGGCTGTGGCAAGTCTACCCTGCTTAATATGGTGGCGGGTTTCCTCAAACCTACCGATGGCGAAGTGTTGCTGGAGTCGGAACCTGTCAGCCAACCGGGTCCCGATCGCATGGTGGTGTTTCAAAACTATTCTCTCTTGCCCTGGAAGACAGCATTTGAAAACGTCTATTTGGCTGTCAAAGCGGCATACAAAGACAAATCCAAAGCCGAGAGAGTGGCGATCGCCAATGAACATTTGGCAATGGTGGGTTTGACCGAAGCGGCAAACAAACGCCCCAGTCAGCTTTCAGGTGGCATGAAACAACGGGTGGCGATCGCTCGTGCCCTGGCAATTCGTCCCAAAATGTTGATTCTAGATGAACCCTTTGGGGCGTTGGATGCCATCACTCGCGAAGAACTTCAGGAAGAACTGTTGAAAATCTGGACGGATCACAAAACCACCGTTTTGATGATCACCCACGACATCGACGAAGCTCTTTTCCTCGCCGATCGCCTCGTAATGATGACTAACGGTCCTTCTGCTCACATTGGCGAAGTCCTCAATATTCCCTTTGCGCGTCCCCGCGATCGCGCCCGCATCATGGATGATCCCCGCTTCTATGAACTGCGGAACTATGCCCTCGACTTCCTCTATCGTCGTTTTGCTCACGATGACGAGTAA